DNA from Elaeis guineensis isolate ETL-2024a chromosome 2, EG11, whole genome shotgun sequence:
ATACAAAAATAGCCTATTAACATTATCACGTTTCTATCATTGAACAGAGTGCTGCAGCATGACTCTTGGTTTGTAAGATTGGGAACAAATAATGCTCCCATTAATGGATGAGCACAGGAGGATGAAGGATTAATGAATCTTTAGCAACCAGAACAGCTAGTTGATCATGATCAGCAGAAGCAGAGTAATCAAAGGCTCAAGGTGAACTAAGGCGTCAAGGTCTCTTAGAGCCTAAGCACATGGCATAGTATGAGGCATGTGATTTTGAATGAAGCGAGCCATAGAAAaaacgcgcgcgcgcgcacacacacacacacatatatatatatatatatatatatatatatatatgtatgtataatcataaaaaataatgaatgCATTGTATTAAATACATTCAAGCTATCAATATACTAACAGAAGTTAACAAGAAAGAGTATAAATGGTCACCTCGTAGTATAATATGATTATTTCGACAGCAGCAAGAACAGCGGGAGAGGAGAGGCATGCTGGCCTGTTGCTGCGGAAAGCTCAGGAAAGGAGAGATGGGAGATGGATAAGGCCGTAACAAAGCCCAGCCCTAGATCTGATccactttcttttccttttcctgtAACTAAAGAAGCCACTCGGTTGTTTGATGGATGGGTGAGATTTGTGCCTGCATCTCATTTAAATAAGCTTGCCCTGGGACCAAAGCGAAGCGCTTGAGGTGCGCCACGCTGACGCCTTGGAGCTAGGCGAGCTTTTTCACAATAGTGAGCCCAAGATGATCAGAATTGCAAATCACCACCTTACTCCTTCACCATGTGCTTATCGTATGCATCgagtttatttattttattgaatCCATTAATAGCCCCTTGAACCCTAAATAGGCACATGTGTTAGAAGTTTAAGAGGCCTTCTCTTTGATAGAAAAACCCTTCTCTAATTGAGGTTAACATGTGCTTTATTTGGTTGGTGATAAATGAATGAAGCAATTTATTGGGAGAAGAGAACAGaaagaaaattttcaattttCTTCTGTTTTAGTTGAATTGGATAATTTAATTAAGGTTTGATAAATTGATATATGATTGAGCTAACCAAATGCatctgccctttttttttttttttttttacaaaataacTATTGACAATTTAAAGaaaatttaggattttttttcagaaaaattgaACTATTTTATCCTTAATAGGTCCCACCAAAGCTTGCTACGCTTTGCTTCTCTCCCTTATGAAAACCTTATGGAGTAGTTGACATTCTACAAGCAACTCGTGAGTTTACAAAGTTGAGAACCCTAAACATCCATTTTTCACGCACTTTCTTTATACTACTATGACGACGACAATTTACTCTTATCCCAGTGACAATAAACTGGCTACTAATTCATCGTATAGGTAAAAAGCGGCGTGCTGTATGACGTATTAATTTGGTAAGATAGTATGgcatttgattatataaatcaccTGTTCTGCTTAAAAGCAATCACAACATATGCAGGGAGACGGAGGCAacgaatttatttaaaaaaaattaataatacaaGCAGGGGcactgtgtgtgtgtgcgcgcgcgcgcgcgcgcgtgagagagagagagagagagaagggtcaAATATTATCAAACAGTTACTTCTCCGATATATGTGTACTTTGCTCAATACCCTCCATGTCATGacagaatatttttcacatcaGAATATAATCAGCACCATGCACTAGATTCTTGCATCCATGACCAGCACGAAAAATAACATTTAAAGTTTTGGCCATTCTAACAACATAAATCTAAGAAATTTGTTGTCACGATACGTTATACCTGAGGCAACCAATATTGTGATACATAACACTAATCAATGTGTTCACCTGAAGGGAAAACGTGAAATGCAGGTGCAGAAATGCCAAGGTGGAGGTGAAGCTAAGACGAGTTTCCCGCAGATAATTCATCTAATTGTGTAAACATTGAAGTATTTGTTAGGCCCAAAGGAACAAAaagacatatatatacatataaattcatACATGGAAAAATATATATGCAGCTATCGCCCTTACAGGAACAAGTTTGTATCATAGTGCGCAAATATAACTCCCAGAAAACAAATCATGGGCCAATTGAATGGAGCACTGTATCTTGCCTACTCTGACATACCTCTATATGCATCACCTTTGACAGCTCCAGGAGTAATGACCGCAAGAATCACAAATCCACCAAGAAGTACAAGCAATATTCCTAAGGAGTTGATTAAAAATGCCTCATTTGAGTAGCGTGATATCACGCTGCTGCTCTGAAGAAATGTAGCCTTCTCTAGGAGGCCAGTAGCAGCAGAAGCAAGAGCAAGAGCATATATGTATGCCCCGAAAAATACATGCCAAGGAAGTAAAAAAGCTCTGCCATGTCTTGAGCCACCAGGATACCAGAATGTCACAAATCCAGATCCCCACTGCACATAGATGATAGCTACAATCACTTGGGGAACAAAAATGAATTCAAACATAAAATGGTTGAATGTTAACCGAAAGAACCCCAAAAGCACCTGAATGCCAAATAGTAACAGACATGCGAGGCCCAACCAAGAGTGCAGGCTATAAAAGTTGTCAATTCCCTTGTCATTATGGAATTTTAAAGCTGCCCATACGCCAATTAAAGCCAAACATAAGGCAAGGAACTGTATTGTAAGATGCACCATCTTTTTGAAATTCTTCGTTCCTGTGATTGTCTTGTATGCTAATAAAGCTGCAGTCACCCCATTGCAATCATTGATGCAggaagaatgaagaaaaaaaagcaagACTAGAGATTAACATATGGCACCACTGCAGGTTATGACAAAGATATTCAAATGAATGGATGTGACCCATAGATGAATGGATGTGATCCATTTCTAAAAGAACTGCATGGGTATCCTCTAGCTTTCTTGAATTCTCAAACACATCTTGAATTCAAAGAGGAAAAGCTCTGAGTTCTGTTTTAGTACTTAAACTAATAATTCAGGACTTTCAATAGAAGATCTTATTTCTTTCAATGGCTGAAATTATGCATGGAATTATCTGCACAAATATGTGGAATATCTTTGCACACAATACATGTGGTAATAATTTCTTTCATTATCCTTGCTTCCCCCAAAAAAATTTGTGGTCCATGTATGACAAAATGTAATTAGCCATTTAGTGAACCAAGAAAACCAAAAGAAGTTTTAGTACTTGTTTAACAATGATAACATATAATGATAACGGTGGTGATAATGATGATGATAGAGACAATAACAATAAGATGTAATCGTCTGCCTATGACATAATCTTCCTACTTTTCTTCTCTGAAATAGATGGAATCCAAATGAAACCAATTCAAAAGTTCCCATAGTGAAAGTTTGCTGGTCTTTAACCCTCTCTAATATCAGGATCCAACAGTTCAGAATATTTGGGCACATCATTTTTTCCCATGGTGGTTACAAATTCAGAAttattaaagaaaaatcagatgagaCCATGAGAGAATAGattagatcttttcttcaaattagGTTGCAACTAAGAGTTGTGCAATCTgatcatatctatatctattgaTTGATCCAAGTATAAGTAGGGAAAATTTTAATAAGAAACAAAGGAGAGAGCATAACAATTTAGATTGCCGCATATgaagcttttattttttaagcAGCAGATCAAATAGTTTGTATCAGATTTAAGTTGATCTGGTGGTTTTTGTAAAAAGTGCTGCAGCATGTTCTACGCATTCCGAGTATGTGAATTTTGTTTTTATGAATCATTACTGTTCCAATAAGACATGCATGacttctgctccacctcctaatTTATGTAGCAAACAACCTTTCAATccagtaagtcaggaatgttgttACATATATCTTACCAACCACCATAGAAAGAGGCCAATCAACAGGAATAAAATGTAAAGCCCACTGCACATACAGCTGACAATTATCTATTTTGCACATAAGCCAGAGAACCAGAATTCAACACCAAGACATATAATATGAAAGCTACCTACCAGACAAGTTGTCAGATAATAGTGCTATTCTCATCAGAAACAATGCAACTTATGTATGCCATAGTCCTTAAGGTGGCATTGCCATCTTTTACTTAAACCTATaggtttaatttttaataaagaaatattaaatctaaaacatTTCACAGCAATCAAATTCTCAGCATTAAAATGTATTCACTTAAGCAAGAAATGAGTGAGACAACTATTTAggacaaaataataatattgaaATGCTTGTGGATATATCATTTATATATTTTGGCAGACAATTTAGCACTATAAACCAAACAATCAACTTTCATGAAGAACACTCCTGCCAATACGATCAAGATATCTTTTGTGAATCTTATGTTAAGTTAAAATATGGTATAGAGGCAGAATTTCTTTACCTTCACCATTCAAAAGGATGAGTCCAATCACCATAAGTACAGGATGGACCTGCAAGGATGTGATTCTATTAACATTAGCATCAACGAAATAATATCTTATGAGTTTATCATATGGATAAATAAAATCAGCTTTGCtccatataaattaaattatgcagGCACAAACTACATAGTGTAAACTCCCTACACTAAGAGGTTCAGACAACAATTAACATAGAAGTCATCAACCAGAATGATGGAAAAAGTAGTTGGTCAGAaaggaaaaaacaaaagaaaagaaaaatcagatttgaacaatcCACATAAAAAATGTCaactccaaagaaaaaaaaaaagataactcgTAGTTCTTGTTTATATAAATACACAGATGAAAAGTTGCATAATCAATTTTTTGCTGTAGTTTATGATGATATCAATACGCATTTGATTTACTAACTGTAGCTCTTCTGCATGTCACAAAGAAGGTGTTCACAAAAGGCCCGCCGGTATCAGAAAAACTGACAAGTAAACAGGTAAGAAAAGGTGCAAAGAAAGTGGTTCACAGAAATAATTGAAGAACAAGTAAATCTAGTGCACACAGTTAGGGACTGATTAGTGTTGGTCATGCATCTAGGGGATGACCCAGATAGAGAAGGATGGTATAATCTAAACCCCAGCTAGTTTGCTGGCATATATGATTACATGCACATGGTCAAAACCAACTCTGTCAAGGCATCAACCCAAACATGCACAGAGGTACCGTGGCACAGACCAAGATGAGTGCTGCCATAAATAGAAGTGCACATGTACAGTAAATGCTTATACAATAATTAAACAATTAAGAAATATACCTAAGGCATTCCGAACATCTTCCTGCATACAGAAGCTTGTGGCAATACCAATTtctacagttttttttttttaatgttttgtCCATTGCCTTGTAGGCATGCAGTTTTGTGCACAATTAACTACTTTTGATACTCCTCTGGTCAAAGTCCCtatatttcttctttttatttatttttttatttttttattttgggggGTTAGTTCTGTTAACCGATGTCATTTTCTAGCAGTCCAACGAAACATCATCCCAACATA
Protein-coding regions in this window:
- the LOC105047635 gene encoding transmembrane ascorbate ferrireductase 2; this encodes MAAAPAVRFSIVLVIRLMGVTAAALVITWAMHFRGGMALISDNKDLIFNVHPVLMVIGLILLNGEALLAYKTITGTKNFKKMVHLTIQFLALCLALIGVWAALKFHNDKGIDNFYSLHSWLGLACLLLFGIQWGSGFVTFWYPGGSRHGRAFLLPWHVFFGAYIYALALASAATGLLEKATFLQSSSVISRYSNEAFLINSLGILLVLLGGFVILAVITPGAVKGDAYRGMSE